The Helicobacter canis genomic sequence TAATACTCCTTTTGGAATCTCTAGCCCATACTCCTTTGCTTCTTTATAAAATGCCTTGCCTCTTTTTGTAAGCCAATTTTTAAGATTATCCAAACCACCAACATCACTAAGCCCCTCTTTATGATGATAATATTCTAAAAATCCGCTATTTTTTATAATATGCTCTTTTTCGCTAACAATTAGCCCAATCTCATCTTCTCCAAGTTTTCCATTTGTCCGCTTGATAGCCATTGTAAAGACTTTTCTAGCCTCCATAATGGTAAGTCCTAAGGCAGATTCTATAAGTCTATCTTTTAGGTTTTCATCTAGTTTTTGCGATCCATATTTAGCATCTTCAACGCATTGGCGAAAGATTACTTCTAAATCAGCCTTATTTGATAAATCTAGCGTGATAGTATGCACATCTTTTCCTAGCTCTTGTGGGATTCTTTGAAATGGTTGCGATAAGATAATTGTCCTATCCTTTGGTCCCCTTGCGATATTTCTAAAGATTCTAATATTTTTTGGATTATCATCAAGCAATGGATAAAAATCTTCTAAGATTACAATACTATTTTTTGCATCATTACTTTGAAACCACTCTAAAATTTCACTCGCATCTTTTTCATCAAAAGATCCAAATATTTTATTTTCATTATCAAAACGAGATAAGCCTTGAGCTACATTCCATTTATACAAACTTTTCCCTGCCTTGTGTGCTACCTTTGCTGATATAGCATCAATCCTTTCCCATTCAAAACTCACCATTTGGATAATATTGATAGAATCTAGCATTTCTCCTATCTCTTCTTCACAGCACATAGCCAAGCTCCTTTGTAATATGAAATTCTAATAGTATATATATATATATATATATATATATTCTTAATCTAGCAAAAACATTTATAGAAATGCACCAACAAACTAAAAATATAATGAGTAATAAGAGCTATCTAACACTAAGTAAAAACAATAAGTAAAACACAAGAAGTCAAAAGAAGAATCTCCCTTATCCCTGCATCGACCTACATTCCCACACCTGAAAGATGCAGTATCATCGGCGAAGAGAAGCTTAACTGCCAGGTTCGGAATGGAGCTGGGTGTTGCCTTCTCTCTATAAACACAAGGAAAAGGGAAATAAAGACAATATCACTAGGGAGTAGAATCCACTTTAGACACTTTGGACATCTTGCTAGAATCCACTTTTAAAAGTGGATTCTAGGGCGGAGACTCTTAGCAATACTAAGTCCTAATGGCTCTAGTGGATTCTAGACTAGAATCCACTTTTTGCACATCGCCTAGCATTTGCCTCATCACTAAATCGGCGTGTATATTACACTTGCGATTGTCCTTATTTCCATTTTCCTAAGGGAGTCAAAGTCAATAGCCTATAATAAATACCCATACACTCAATAAGGCAGTGTCTCTTAGAATCATATAAACATAAGCCAAACGGTCTATTAGTAGTAGTCAGCTGAACATATTACTATGCTTACACATCTACCCTATCAAGCAGCTAGTCTTGCTGCGACCTTCAGGGAAAGTTCATCTTGGAGTTGGCTTCCCGCTTAGATGCTTTCAGCGGTTATCACATCCACGCGTAGCTACAGAGCGATGCTCTTGGCAGAACAACTCTTACACCAGTGGCGTGTCCATCCCGGTCCTCTCGTACTAGGGACAGCTCTCCTCAACTTTCCTACGCCCACGGCAGATAGGGACCGAACTGTCTCACGACGTTCTGAACCCAGCTCGCGTACCGCTTTAAATGGCGAACAGCCATACCCTTGGGACCTGCTCCAGCCCCAGGATGCGATGAGCCGACATCGAGGTGCCAAACCTCCCCGTCGATGTGAGCTCTTGGGGGAGATCAGCCTGTTATCCCCGGGGTACCTTTTATCCTTTGAGCGATGACCCTTCCACACAGAATCACCGGATCACTATGACCGACTTTCGTCTCTGCTCGACTTGTTTGTCTTACAGTCAGGCTGGCTTATGCCATTACACTCTACTTGCGATTTCCAACCGCAATGAGCCAACCTTTGCAAGCCTCCGTTACTTTTTAGGAGGCGACCGCCCCAGTCAAACTACCCACCAGGCATTGTCCTGCTAGAGGATAACTCTAGCCAGTTAGCAGACAGAAACATTAAGGGTGGTATCTCAAGGATGGCTCCATCTCCACCAGAGTGAAGACTTCAAAGCCTCCCACCTATCCTGCGCATAATGCTCCCATCGGCAGTGCCAAGCTGTAGTAAAGGTCCACGGGGTCTTTCCGTCTTGCCGCGGGTAGGAGGAATTTTCACCTCCACTACAATTTCACTGAATCCCTGGTTGAGACAGCTCCCATCTCGTTACGCCATTCATGCAGGTCGGTATTTAACCGACAAGGAATTTCGCTACCTTAGGACCGTTATAGTTACGGCCGCCGTTTACTCGGGCTTCAATTCAACGCTTCGCATTACTGCTAACGAATCCTCTTAACCTTCGAGCACCGGGCAGGCGTCACACCTTATACTTCCTCTTACGAGTTTGCAAAGTGCTGTGTTTTTGGTAAACAGTCGGGAGGGACTCTTTGCTGAGACCTACTTGCGTAGGCACACCTTATCGCGAACTTACGGTGCTAGTTTGCAGAGTTCCTTAACCAGAGTTCTTTCACGCGCCTTAGAATACTCATCTCATCTACCTGTGTCGGTTTGCGGTACGGGCAATATAAGCTAAACTTAGAAACTTTTCTTGGCACGACGGTATCAGTGATTCTCTCTTCCATCCGAAGACTTCAAAGAGCCTGTCAAGTTTCGAATACAGGGGCGGATTTGCCTATCCCCCAATCTACGCTCTTCGACCAACACTTCCATCCGTTGGCTCACCTAACCCTATGCGTCCTTCCATCGCACACTTATATTGGTATAGGAATATTAACCTATTTTCCATCGACTACCCATTTCTGACTTGTCTTAGGACCCGACTAACCCTACGATGACGAGCATCGCGTAGGAAACCTTAGACTTTCGGCGAAGTGGATTCTCACCACTTTTATCGCTACTCATTCCTGCATGCTCACTTCGCATCGCTCCAGCACTCCTTACCGGTATACCTTCAACGCTGATACGAACGCTCTTCTACCACTGCACAAAGTGCAATCTACAACTTCGGTGTCTATCTTAGCCCCGTTATATTTTCTGCGCAGAATCACTAGACCAGTGAGCTGTTACGCTTTCTTTAAAGGATGGCTGCTTCTAAGCCAACCTCCTGGTTGTCTGAGTAACTCCACATCATTTTCCACTTAGAATAGAACTTTGGGACCTTAGTTGGTAGTCTGGGTTGTTCCCCTTTAGACGATTGATTTTATCACCCACCGCCTGACTCCCAAGATACGGCAATAGGTATTCGAAGTTTGACAGGGGTTGGTACCGCGGTGAGCAGCCCTAGCCCAATCAGAGCTCTACCCCCTATTGCTATTACTTGAGGCTATACCTAAATATATTTCGAAGAGAACCAGCTATCACCAAGTTT encodes the following:
- a CDS encoding AAA family ATPase; translated protein: MCCEEEIGEMLDSINIIQMVSFEWERIDAISAKVAHKAGKSLYKWNVAQGLSRFDNENKIFGSFDEKDASEILEWFQSNDAKNSIVILEDFYPLLDDNPKNIRIFRNIARGPKDRTIILSQPFQRIPQELGKDVHTITLDLSNKADLEVIFRQCVEDAKYGSQKLDENLKDRLIESALGLTIMEARKVFTMAIKRTNGKLGEDEIGLIVSEKEHIIKNSGFLEYYHHKEGLSDVGGLDNLKNWLTKRGKAFYKEAKEYGLEIPKGVLLLGIPGTGKSLSAKAIGSEWKFPIIKLDMGRIFGGIVGESESNIRKALQITEAIAPSILWIDEIEKGFSGLSSSGSTDGGTTSRVLGTFLSWMQDKSKPVFVVATANDISKLPPELLRKGRIDEIFFVDLPSFNARKEIIKIHLQRLKRNPSDFNLDDLSKACMGFSGAEIEECIKDALFNAFDDGVEIGDSHILDSAKKTYPLSKTMSESIASMRKWAKARAVYASSEEFDGELKNDKDVPQLKQEITANPFM